From Acropora muricata isolate sample 2 unplaced genomic scaffold, ASM3666990v1 scaffold_713, whole genome shotgun sequence, the proteins below share one genomic window:
- the LOC136906720 gene encoding uncharacterized protein gives MEIDELKSIKSLGEESTYKFLGVLENSKQEDKLVLENASKEYLRRLAIIWSSPLSDHSRVVATNQYALPVLSYLMWTQTWPLAQLQQVDREARKIIVEFGGKHPQGSTAILYMSRKCGGRGLRSIETIYKEIKIKAAMKLYYNPDPSMDAVRLFEEKSVRGGRHSAIKGARRYAEELGLQTRVPGTNKGGDKWQRRGRCRMCGKATESVPHILAGCGALAQTLYLARHNNALKILFFQVIRALDLVTSEVPWFSKIQPKPMYENERAIAYWDIPLYADNTHVKANRIDATIVDKENKKVSVIEMSCPWVENREEKDAEKTTKCGSLRWELDQRYPEYSVTQFNIIVDVLGRYSRDVRKALKELGGDKSDTMALQIQKSVITSSLNIVRRFKLLK, from the exons ATGGAGATTGATGAGCTGAAGTCGATCAAGAGCCTTGGAGAAGAAAGTACTTACAAGTTCCTGGGTGTATTAGAGAACTCTAAGCAGGAAGATAAGTTGGTTCTTGAGAATGCGTCGAAGGAGTACTTGCGCCGATTGGCGATTATTTGGTCCAGTCCACTTTCAGACCACTCTAGGGTAGTTGCAACTAACCAATATGCGCTACCTGTGTTATCGTATTTAATGTGGACGCAGACCTGGCCACTGGCGCAGCTTCAACAAGTAGACAGAGAGGCAAGAAAGATAATAGTAGAATTTGGAGGAAAACACCCCCAAGGATCAACAGCTATACTATATATGAGTAGAAAGTGTGGGGGGAGAGGATTAAGATCGATAGAGACAATATACAAGGAGATCAAGATCAAGGCGGCTATGAAGCTCTACTATAACCCCGACCCATCTATGGACGCAGTGAGATTGTTTGAAGAGAAGTCAGTGAGAGGAGGGCGGCACTCAGCTATCAAGGGTGCAAGAAGGTATGCGGAGGAGTTGGGACTTCAAACTAGAGTACCCGGAACCAAT AAAGGTGGGGACAAGTGGCAGCGGAGAGGAAGGTGTCGAATGTGTGGAAAGGCAACAGAGAGTGTCCCACATATCCTAGCAGGTTGTGGAGCATTAGCCCAGACGTTGTATTTGGCAAGACACAACAACGCTCttaagattttattttttcaagtgATCAGGGCGCTGGACCTAGTTACATCAGAGGTTCCTTGGTTTTCGAAGATCCAACCTAAGCCTATGTATGAAAATGAGAGGGCGATAGCATATTGGGACATTCCCTTGTATGCAGATAACACGCACGTAAAGGCGAACAGGATCGACGCTACCATCGTGGACAAGGAGAATAAGAAAGTATCGGTGATAGAGATGAGCTGCCCTTGGGTTGAAAACAGGGAGGAGAAAGATGCCGAGAAGACAACAAAGTGTGGGTCATTACGTTGGGAGCTCGACCAGAGATATCCTGAATATAGTGTGACACAGTTCAATATTATCGTGGATGTACTCGGAAGGTACTCAAGAGATGTCAGAAAAGCTCTTAAAGAACTAGGGGGAGATAAAAGCGACACAATGGCTCTGCAGATACAGAAGTCAGTCATCACAAGCTCACTTAATATTGTGAGGCGCTTTAAGCTTTTGAAATAA